One genomic window of Deinococcus aetherius includes the following:
- a CDS encoding helix-turn-helix domain-containing protein, which yields MGRRKQFVVTLSDEERRQLTDMTRKGVISARVMTRARLLLLADQQLKDDDVAERLDISHLTVASIRKKYTQGGLQAALYEKARPKPPSKLGPKETAILIAEACSGGPDGQAKWTMQLLADRLVTLGVVESISDETIRRTLKKTT from the coding sequence ATGGGACGGCGGAAGCAGTTTGTCGTGACGCTCAGCGATGAGGAGCGTCGTCAACTTACCGACATGACGCGAAAGGGCGTGATCAGTGCGCGGGTCATGACCCGCGCACGTCTCTTGCTTCTGGCTGACCAACAGTTGAAGGATGATGACGTGGCCGAGCGGCTGGACATCAGTCATTTGACGGTCGCCAGCATTCGGAAGAAATACACCCAAGGTGGGCTGCAAGCCGCCTTGTACGAGAAGGCTCGTCCGAAACCGCCGTCAAAACTGGGTCCTAAGGAGACAGCAATCCTGATTGCAGAAGCCTGTTCAGGAGGTCCAGATGGGCAAGCCAAGTGGACCATGCAACTCCTTGCAGATCGTTTGGTGACGCTGGGCGTAGTGGAAAGCATCAGTGATGAGACGATCCGGCGAACACTGAAAAAAACGACTTGA
- a CDS encoding IS630 family transposase → MKPWQVQSWCIAKVGADFVWRMEEVLDTYAEPYDPLYPVVCFDEKSYQLLAHITEPLPPVPGHPARVDYEYRRCGTANLFIAFEPLTGQRTVTVTERRSSEEFVAQMQALHLRYPEAKTIRLVLDQLSTHTPSSLYQHLPPDEANALKRRFEWVYTPKHASWLNMAEMEWSVLERQCLRRRLATSEELNNEVKAWEADRNARSVKVSWQFNTDKARVKLSRQYPSQN, encoded by the coding sequence TTGAAGCCCTGGCAAGTCCAGAGTTGGTGCATCGCCAAAGTCGGCGCTGATTTCGTCTGGCGCATGGAAGAGGTGCTGGACACGTACGCTGAGCCGTATGATCCACTGTACCCCGTGGTCTGCTTCGACGAGAAGTCCTATCAATTGTTGGCGCACATCACTGAACCGCTTCCACCCGTGCCGGGACACCCGGCACGGGTGGACTACGAGTACAGGCGTTGTGGAACGGCCAATCTCTTCATTGCTTTTGAACCCTTGACCGGGCAGCGGACAGTCACCGTGACCGAACGTCGCAGCAGCGAGGAGTTCGTGGCACAAATGCAGGCTCTCCACTTGCGCTACCCCGAGGCGAAGACAATTCGCCTGGTGCTGGACCAACTGTCCACGCACACGCCGTCCTCGTTGTACCAGCACCTCCCGCCCGACGAAGCAAACGCCTTGAAGAGGCGGTTTGAATGGGTCTACACGCCGAAGCACGCTTCCTGGTTGAACATGGCGGAGATGGAATGGTCAGTTTTGGAGCGACAGTGCTTGAGACGACGGTTGGCAACCTCTGAGGAACTCAACAATGAAGTCAAAGCCTGGGAAGCGGATCGAAATGCTCGGTCAGTTAAGGTGAGCTGGCAATTCAATACAGACAAGGCACGAGTGAAATTAAGCCGCCAATATCCGTCCCAAAATTAG
- a CDS encoding TetR/AcrR family transcriptional regulator, with amino-acid sequence MARWQPGAHERLIIAAVDLFAEQGYDATTVAQIAERAGVTKSTFFRHFPDKRELLVAGQETLSRLLAGGIAEAAADASPLEAVAAGLERASSVMGPVNRQLGPRLKAAVATSTELQERDALKSVGLAAAMTAALIARGVPEPTAHLAGEMGGLAFKRGYAQWSEDDRADGEGLAPYVLTALEDLRMASLSLSFRPRE; translated from the coding sequence ATGGCCCGATGGCAGCCCGGGGCACATGAGCGACTGATCATCGCGGCCGTCGATCTGTTCGCCGAGCAGGGGTACGACGCCACGACGGTGGCGCAGATCGCCGAGCGCGCCGGCGTCACCAAAAGCACGTTTTTTCGACACTTCCCCGATAAGCGTGAACTCCTGGTTGCTGGCCAGGAGACGCTGAGCCGGTTACTCGCGGGCGGCATTGCGGAGGCGGCGGCAGACGCCAGCCCGCTCGAAGCGGTGGCCGCGGGTCTCGAGCGCGCCTCCAGCGTCATGGGGCCGGTGAACCGTCAACTCGGCCCCCGCCTCAAAGCCGCAGTGGCAACGAGCACCGAACTTCAGGAGCGAGACGCCCTGAAAAGTGTCGGTCTCGCGGCGGCCATGACCGCCGCGCTCATCGCGCGCGGCGTCCCAGAGCCCACCGCGCATCTCGCGGGCGAAATGGGGGGGCTTGCCTTCAAGCGGGGCTACGCCCAGTGGTCTGAAGACGACCGCGCGGACGGTGAAGGACTCGCACCGTATGTCCTGACTGCCCTTGAGGACCTGCGCATGGCGAGCTTGTCTCTGAGCTTTCGTCCCCGCGAGTGA